In Microvirgula aerodenitrificans DSM 15089, the DNA window CGTTCGAACTCGGGCAGTTCGTCGAGGAACAGAACACCATTGTGCGCCAGGCTGATTTCGCCCGGCCGGGGCGGCGAACCGCTGTAATTTCCATCGATAAATGCAAGAATTGATATAACTTCCAGCGGAGTATGCAAATGAACCATCCTCTGCAGCACACACCGGTCCGCGACATTGGTATCAGCACACGCGGCGTCACCGGAATCGTCCCTTCCTTTGGGAAGTACGAATCCTCCCTTGAGCGGGATCTCATGGAGATCCTACGCTTTGACCCTAGCATCGAGCATTTCGCTCCGCAGCCACTCACCATCGAGTACTTGGACCGCGATGGCAAACCCCGGAGTTACACGCCCGACGGCCTGATTCGCTTCAAATCCACTCCATCATCATATTCGAGCCCGGTGTTATTTGAGGTGAAGTATCGCGCGGACTTTCGCAAGGATTGGAGGATCCTGATGCCGAAGTTTCGGGCCGCGAAAGCATATAGCTCCGAGCAGACCTGGCGC includes these proteins:
- a CDS encoding heteromeric transposase endonuclease subunit TnsA, producing MNHPLQHTPVRDIGISTRGVTGIVPSFGKYESSLERDLMEILRFDPSIEHFAPQPLTIEYLDRDGKPRSYTPDGLIRFKSTPSSYSSPVLFEVKYRADFRKDWRILMPKFRAAKAYSSEQTWRFEVFTEREIRTPYLDNVKFLWPYRERAPSSEVRILILQTLWDLDEADPDLLLCALCHDAANRARMIPALWHLVGTGAIGCDLNTPLTMRSRIWAEQDC